A genome region from Myripristis murdjan chromosome 16, fMyrMur1.1, whole genome shotgun sequence includes the following:
- the popdc3 gene encoding popeye domain-containing protein 3: MEPPDFEAMNLTLEEEVFYPLCEEWRDGTEGSVFHLGSIFLVLGFMGGSGFYGLLYLFTFLTLGFFCSTIWAWSDSCTTDTFLWNFALFGVCVGQVLHVSYRLRSVTFDKDFQELYSCMFQKLGVSLGHFGKIVACCDGDIHTIEKDHCFAMEGKTPIDKLSVLLSGRINVTVNGEFLHYIYPYQFLDSPEWDSLRPSEEGVFQVTLRAESRCRFVAWRRKKLYLLFAKHRYIAKIFALVVRNDIAEKLYSLNDKAFDSQGHRYDLRLPSYCHMSRPELEKTDGLLQVPVQAGRTA; the protein is encoded by the exons ATGGAGCCTCCTGATTTCGAAGCCATGAACTTGacgctggaggaggaggtgttctACCCGCTGTGTGAGGAGTGGAGGGACGGCACCGAGGGCTCCGTCTTCCACCTCGGATCCATCTTCCTCGTCCTGGGCTTCATGGGCGGCAGCGGCTTTTACGGACTCCTCTACCTCTTCACTTTCCTCACTCTCGGCTTCTTCTGCTCCACGATCTGGGCTTGGTCGGACTCCTGCACCACGGACACGTTTCTGTGGAATTTCGCCCTTTTCGGGGTGTGTGTGGGCCAAGTCCTGCACGTCTCCTACCGGCTGAGGAGCGTCACTTTCGACAAGGACTTCCAGGAGCTTTACAGCTGCATGTTCCAGAAACTCGGCGTGTCGCTCGGCCACTTTGGGAAGATAGTCGCCTGCTGTGACGGGGACATCCACACCATAGAGAAAGACCACTGCTTCGCCATGGAGGGGAAAACTCCCATCGACAAGCTGTCGGTGCTCCTGTCGGGCAG AATCAATGTGACAGTGAATGGGGAGTTCTTACATTACATCTACCCTTACCAGTTCCTGGATTCACCTGAATGGGACTCCCTAAGACCGTCAGAGGAGGGCGTGTTTCAG GTGACGCTGCGTGCTGAGAGCCGCTGTAGATTTGTggcatggaggaggaagaaactCTATCTGCTTTTTGCCAAGCACCGCTACATAGCCAAGATCTTTGCCCTGGTTGTGCGCAACGACATCGCAGAGAAGCTGTACTCTCTGAACGACAAGGCTTTCGACAGCCAGGGGCACCGGTATGATCTCCGGTTACCCAGCTACTGTCACATGTCCAGGCCCGAATTAGAAAAGACAGATGGCCTCCTGCAAGTGCCGGTGCAGGCAGGAAGAACTGCCTGA